The following DNA comes from Chitinophaga nivalis.
AACGGAAAAACACTGCGGGTACCGGTATATCGTTTCCTGAAAGAAGCTATTATCAGAAAATACGGCACGGAATTTTATGAAGTGCTGGATAAAATTGCAACGAAACAATATAAATGAGGAATTAAGCATCCGGTATCAATACCTGCCGCAGCTGACCCGAAGCTTTGCAACATCACCGCTTTATCTTCGTACAGCTGCAGTATTCCTGATTCCTAATTCTTTGTTCACTATCTTTATTTAGCACTTACCGCGTTTGCTTATGCATCAAACAGCATCTACTTTTCTGGAAGAGAGTGAAAAGAAAGCAGCTGATCTAGGTCACCGCCAGACTATAAATTTTAATATAGGGAAATACAATACAGCTGTAAAAGCCGGTAAACAACAGTTTACTGACCTTCCCATCGCACGTGAACGGGCCAAAAACATTAAGTGGAGAGCCATCGAACACCTGGACAATCACCTGGAAGAATTTGAACAGAACTTCATGCAACGTGGCGGAAAAGTGATCTGGGCAGAAACCACAGAACAGGTACAACAGGAAATTCTCGCCATCTGTAAAGCCAAACAGTGCAAAAGCATTGTGAAAAGTAAGTCCATGGCTACCGAGGAAGTACACCTCAACTCCTTCCTGGCAGACAATGGCATCGAATGCGTGGAAACAGACCTGGGTGAATATATTCAACAACTGGATGGCGAACCTCCCTACCACATCGTTACACCGGCGATGCATAAAAGCAAGGAAGACGTAGCCCGTTTGTTTGCGGAAAAACTGGGTACCGACCCTACCCTCACGCCCGAACAACTCACTCTGGTAGCCCGTGAGAAATTACGGCACAAATACCTGGAAGCAGAAATCGGCATCACAGGCGCTAATTTTATTATTGCAGATACCGGATCGGTAGCTGTCAGCGAAAATGAAGGCAATGCCCGGCTGACCACTGCTTTTCCCAAAACACATATTGTACTGGTAGGCATTGAAAAAGTATTGCCTTCTATCAGCGATCTGGCTTTATTCTGGCCCTTGCTGGCTACCTATGGTACCGGCCAGCATATCACGGCCTATAACTCTGTTTTCAGCGGCCCGCGCCAGGAAGGAGAAGTAGACGGACCAGAAGAAATGTATGTGATCCTGATGGACAACGGCAGAACCAACATCCTCCAGGATACAACGGCCCGCGAAAGCCTTTACTGCATCCGTTGCGGCTCCTGCCTCAATGCATGCCCGGTATATAAAAACATTGGCGGACATAGTTACGCCACTACCTATAGCGGTCCTATCGGATCGGTGATTACACCGCATTTAAAAGGCATGGAGTCTTATATGCACCTCAGTTTTGCCTCTTCTTTATGCGGCAACTGTACGGAAGTATGTCCTGTGCGGATTAACCTGCATGAATTACTGCTCCATAACCGGCAGAAAGCTGTGGAAGAAAACCATACTTCCGGCAGTGAAAAACTGGCCTGGTTTGCCTGGAAACAAGGCTGTGGTAACCGCAGGCTGATGAACATGGCCAGCGGCAAAATGAAAAATTTCCTGTTACGTCGTTTCTTTGCGAAGAGTTGGGGAGATAACCGGGAGCTGCCTGTTTTTGCAGCCAAATCATTCAATCAGCAATGGAAAGAGAGAAAGCGCTAAGCTTTATTCTCCCTTTTTCCGGAACGGAACCACTACTTCCACGGTAGCCGCTTTACCACCGGCTGCCGGTTGCCATTTCGGCCCTTCTTTTATTACCCGGATGGCTGCTGCATCACAGGCAGGGTGTATACTTTTCAATACCTTAAACTGCTGTAAAGTGCTGTCGGGCATCACGGTAAAGGATACACGCACGGTACCTTCAAAATGATTCTCCGGGTTGATCGTATGCTCCTGCAGATAACGCTCAAAAGCCGGGAAACCACCTACAGGCGCCGGCAGGATATCTTTATACAGACTATCGTTATACATACTTCCTGCTACCCCATACCGCTGAGCATTGCGCTGAACGTTGGCTTTGCTGGCTAACACCGATGGCGGTGAAACCTCCTGCACAGGGTATTCCCCTTTTTTCAAGACTGCTTTTTTCTCTGCCATCGCCGGCTGATCTGCCGTTACAGTAGCTAATTCCTGCGTGGGCTGCACCCGGTCTGCTGTCATATCAGTTGCTGGTGCGGCCTGTTTCAAAGGAGGAACCGGTGCTGCCATCGGCGCCATGGCTCGGGCAACCGGTGCATCTGCGGAGGTAAAGGCAGGTGAAGGTTCACTGGCCGCAGGGGCCGGAACCGGAACCGGGCGGGATTTTGCTGTAACCGGTGGCTGGTCAGATGAGGTAATAGCTATGGCGGCGGGTTGCGGCACACTATCCATCACTGCGGAAGCCTGAGGTATTTCTTTGACAAATGAATCCTGCGTGGTTCGCTGTGCAATAGGCGCAATATGTTGCTGCTCATGATACAAAAACCATCCGCCCGTAAATAACAGCAGTAAGATAGCGGCGGCAGCGGCCCAGCGGGTATACAGCGGGCGCACCCTGGTTTGCTGCGGCGCAATACGCGCGGCCAGCCGTTGGGATAATTCCTCCTGCTGCGCCTGTTGATCCGGTGCGTGCAGGGCATACCCTTCCAGCGCATCCGCTAAAAACGGATCGTCCAGAGCCCGGCGTTCCAGGTCATGCATCGCTTTATCGTCCAGCTCACCAGCCAGGTACTGGCGGATGAGTTGGGCCATTTCAGCCTGTGTTATATGTCGGTTGTCAGACATGTTGTTGCTCCATACATATTTTAAGGTTACGCTTTCCGTTCTGGATATAGCTTTTCACCTTATTCATTTCATATCCGGTAATAACGCATACTTCCCGGTAGCTTTTCTCCTGTAAATAAAACAGGTTTACACTACGTTTCTGTTCTTCCGGTAAGGTTTCCAGGCATTT
Coding sequences within:
- a CDS encoding LutB/LldF family L-lactate oxidation iron-sulfur protein, with the translated sequence MHQTASTFLEESEKKAADLGHRQTINFNIGKYNTAVKAGKQQFTDLPIARERAKNIKWRAIEHLDNHLEEFEQNFMQRGGKVIWAETTEQVQQEILAICKAKQCKSIVKSKSMATEEVHLNSFLADNGIECVETDLGEYIQQLDGEPPYHIVTPAMHKSKEDVARLFAEKLGTDPTLTPEQLTLVAREKLRHKYLEAEIGITGANFIIADTGSVAVSENEGNARLTTAFPKTHIVLVGIEKVLPSISDLALFWPLLATYGTGQHITAYNSVFSGPRQEGEVDGPEEMYVILMDNGRTNILQDTTARESLYCIRCGSCLNACPVYKNIGGHSYATTYSGPIGSVITPHLKGMESYMHLSFASSLCGNCTEVCPVRINLHELLLHNRQKAVEENHTSGSEKLAWFAWKQGCGNRRLMNMASGKMKNFLLRRFFAKSWGDNRELPVFAAKSFNQQWKERKR
- a CDS encoding energy transducer TonB, yielding MAQLIRQYLAGELDDKAMHDLERRALDDPFLADALEGYALHAPDQQAQQEELSQRLAARIAPQQTRVRPLYTRWAAAAAILLLLFTGGWFLYHEQQHIAPIAQRTTQDSFVKEIPQASAVMDSVPQPAAIAITSSDQPPVTAKSRPVPVPAPAASEPSPAFTSADAPVARAMAPMAAPVPPLKQAAPATDMTADRVQPTQELATVTADQPAMAEKKAVLKKGEYPVQEVSPPSVLASKANVQRNAQRYGVAGSMYNDSLYKDILPAPVGGFPAFERYLQEHTINPENHFEGTVRVSFTVMPDSTLQQFKVLKSIHPACDAAAIRVIKEGPKWQPAAGGKAATVEVVVPFRKKGE